Proteins found in one Falco rusticolus isolate bFalRus1 chromosome W, bFalRus1.pri, whole genome shotgun sequence genomic segment:
- the CKAP2 gene encoding LOW QUALITY PROTEIN: cytoskeleton-associated protein 2 (The sequence of the model RefSeq protein was modified relative to this genomic sequence to represent the inferred CDS: inserted 2 bases in 1 codon; deleted 1 base in 1 codon; substituted 3 bases at 3 genomic stop codons) — MAASSAPXLSASRRSELAFREQREAKVRFYAKKKTFSGVPIRKKQASISSSRTRSATSNKLQDKIQLXSSPKPEMESKGNANKLSWDQSSGLSEKSVILNSSTTTLTNSISGANYNEDHASKDEVTEIKSQHVSLNKPVLQMKSIKEKQSVEENPNSGIGLPKKPVLGVYHGKVIQSKVNSFQKTPKSEGEKSSLPDKKFLPPATKPAATSLLISSRNVVLKTIEVTNNPNSVKAGYVLPFQSKPSNKAAINSQSTLKEWQLTSVVAPKKVTENMIRGRVAQPLKAASNNSDHRILRVKKCTSSCEDARPEAPAKPVSVVLGTKSGQNLKTNGNRISLLPKISGEERRACLDEWRASRGKVLKRPPIHMQLGPKSKSKEQGFSSGESLENVFHNEKVNRTLAECLKLTEQGCQSDEVHAMLEDMAQSTPGAKKLVKYWICCIRLEQMGPLEKVIAVYEEAILAGAVPKDELRHTLINIIKITGSLFEPEDGGAVVESGLREVVEVSGSLGSGASEQVQEASKILCSDDQKAESDDTKAEASSEVIKNKEMDSDLKPRGDILPKKNKKQMTKESTKKKGKCGTEEQNEDWATSFTPSVNSPEKENGTSYFMRYNQSTTPCLGRVKMHHKAHDSSAKDLKIVTPLRCSKHIREKMHKLLDTVKDQDPCVSSFEQLGELEXEATAFIHRQXNALKEISAEVEK; from the exons ATGGCGGCGAGCTCCGCTCCCTAGCTCTCAGCCAGTCGCAGGTCTGAGCTGGCCTTCCGAG AGCAGAGG GAGGCCAAAGTCAGGTTTTATGCGA aaaaaaagaccttttctgGTGTGCCCATTCGAAAAAAGCAGGCATCAATCAG cagtagCAGAACTAGGAGCGCAACTAGCAATAAACTGCAAGACAAAATACAGCTCTAAAGTTCTCCAAAGCCGGAAATG gaaagcaaagggaatGCTAATAAACTGTCATGGGACCAATCAAGTGGTCTGAGtgaaaaaagtgttattttaaacTCTTCCACAACCACACTGACAAATTCCATCTCGGGAGCAAACTATAATGAAGATCATGCTTCTAAGGATgaagttactgaaataaaatctcagcACGTGTCACTTAACAAGCCTGTCttgcaaatgaaaagcataaaagaGAAGCAGTCAGttgaagaaaacccaaattCAGGTATCGGCCTACCAAAGAAACCAGTGCTTGGTGTGTATCATGGCAAAGTTATCCAATCCAAGGTAAACTCCTtccaaaaaacaccaaaaagtgAGGGGGAAAAGAGCTCTTTGCCAGACAAGAagtttcttcctcctgccaccAAACCAGCAGCAACATCTTTGCTGATCAGCAGCCGTAACGTAGTCTTGAAGACCATCGAAGTCACAAACAACCCTAATTCTGTAAAAGCAGGTTATGTCCTCCCATTTCAGAGCAAACCATCTAACAAAGCTGCTATTAACTCCCAGTCCACTCTGAAGGAATGGCAACTGACATCTGTTGTAGCACCCaagaaagtaacagaaaatatgatTCGTGGAAGGGTTGCACAGCCACTGAAGGCTGCTTCTAACAATTCTGACCACAGGATACTAAGAGTGAAGAAATGCACAAGTTCTTGTGAAGATGCAAGACCAGAAGCTCCAGCAAAACCAGTTTCTGTTGTTCTTGGTACAAAGTCAGGACAGAATTTGAAAACTAATGGCAATAGAATATCTCTTCTACCAAAAATctcaggagaagagagaag agctTGTCTGGATGAATGGAGGGCATCTAGAGGAAAAGTGTTGAAGAGACCTCCTATACATATGCAGCTGGGACCCAAGTCTAAAAGTAAAGAACAAGGGTTCTCTTCTGGTGAATCTTTAGAGAACGTATTCCATAATGAAAAGGTCAACAGGACTCTTGCAGAATGTCTGAAATTAACTGAACAA GGATGTCAAAGTGATGAAGTACATGCCATGTTGGAAGATATGGCACAGAGCACTCCTGGGGCTAAAAAGCTTGTGAAATATTGGATCTGCTGTATACGTCTTGAACAGATGGGCCCTCTTGAAAAGGTCATTGCTGTCTATGAGGAGGCCATTTTGGCAGGGGCAGTG cctaaaGATGAACTACGACACACActaataaatattataaaaattacTGGAAGCCTCTTTGAGCCTGAGGATG GGGGAGCTGTGGTAGAATCTGGTTTACGTGAGGTAGTGGAAGTCAGTGGAAGTTTAGGT tcAGGAGCATCAGAGCAGGTTCAGGAGGCCTCTAAG ATCCTCTGCTCTGATGACCAAAAAGCAGAGAGTGATGACACTAAGGCAGAGGCTAGCAGTGAAGTGatcaaaaacaaagaaatggatTCAGACTTGAAACCAAGAGGAGACATTTTgccaaaaaagaataaaaagcagatgactaaagaaagtacaaaaaagaaaggaaaatgtggaaCAGAAGAGCAGAATGAAGATTGGGCTACATCTTTTACCCCATCAGTTAATTCTCCTGAGAAAGAGAATGGCACATCTTATTTCATGAGGTACAATCAATCTACCACACCATGCTTGGGAAG GGTGAAGATGCACCATAAGGCACATGACTCCAGTGCTAAAGACCTGAAAATTGTAACCCCTTTGCGATGTTCTAAACACATTCGGGAGAAGA